Genomic window (Candidatus Saccharibacteria bacterium oral taxon 488):
AGCCAGCGGCACGGTCACCGTGGTGGTCAACATGTAAGCAGTCACGATGAAGCCAAGCGATGAAAAGCTATTAAATTCCTTGACAATCGCCGCCAGCGCCGTCGAGACAATCGTTTGATCCAGCGCCACCAAAAACAGTGCGCTCATCACCGCACTCATGACGATTAATTTATTTCTGATTGATAATTCGTGTAGCATTGTTACCTTTCACGTTATTCAAGTATCAGTAGCCCATAAATGTAAGAATTCTCCAACTACTCAGTACGGTCTACCCTGCACCCAAGTGTAATATTCTACGCCGGATGGGCAGTGGGTGTCAAGCCGAGCTGCCGCAAGTGACATCGCGCCGTGAAGCCCATCACCCAAACCACCCCGATACCTGCAATGCAAAATAGCCGCAATGACATTCTACGGCAGCAGCCTTATAGCGTCGTATCCTTTTTATAATTTTTCTTAGCCTCTAGCAAGCGGCGATTTTGTTCAACTTTATCTTTGATCTCAAAAATTTCAACTGGATACTTTTCATCTAGTTTAGCAATTTTTGCAGCAACTGCTTCGGAAATATTGATATCAAATCGGTCGGCAAATTGAATCGCATAGATAATGATGTCAGCCAGCTCGCTTGCCATATCTTCTTTTGTGCCAATATGCGTGTCGTTCCATTGAAAATATTCAAGCAACTCATTGACCTCCAACGATAACGAAATTGCTAAACCACGTGAATCCTTCGTCTTATCCCACTGACGAGCACAGACGTGACTCATTACTAACTTTTGTACTTCTTCAAATGTCATGCTGTCTCCTTTATCTATTGTCACGTCTATGGTACTACTGATAGCTCAGTCCCAACCCGGCCTCGCCAAAACTCTTACTTCATCAGCCGTAGTCGCTCAACCAGCCAGTCTCTTGGCAGGATTGATAAAAACCAGCCAGCGCGCGGCCCGGAATCTTTGCCAATGAGCACGCGGTAGATGGTGGTGAAGAGCTCCCGCGGCGGCAGCAAACCGCTTTCCTTGTAGGCGTAAATTGCTTGATGAAACCAATTACCATCAGCCTCAGCCGACACCCCGGCGATGTCGTCAGCTAGTCGCCATAGGTATTCTTTTTGCTCTGGCGAAAACTCATCGGGACGTACCTCGTCTGCCAAGCGAAACTTCAATGACTCAGGCGCCCATCGCTCCAGCCACCGACTGACATAGCCTAGTTCCGTGATGATCACTGCTTCTTCCTTATCAACAATGTCCGCATATTCCACACTACGCCGCAAAATCTCCACCGTTTTTGCCGTGTCGCACAGAGCCGCTTGGTATGAAATAACTAGATGCGAAAATGGAACTGAACTAACCGCTAGCTGGTTCAACCCATCAGTACACAAGAATAGCAACCGTTCATCAAGTTCATTTTGCGGATGCTGCCTCATCGCCGCAAAGTCGTCAACCAACCGCACCAGGCTATCGGTCTCGTCAAAATACAGTCGCTTGGCCGGCGAATACCGAAGGATAAAGTAGCGCACTACCTCAGGCGGCAGCATATCAACAACGTCGTGTGCGTTCACGCCAGTACCCTTGCTGGCACTCATCTTTTTGGTATCACCAGTGCGATTGATAAAGTCGTACGGCACCGGTACTGGCGCATCAATGTTATAAACCTCGCGGGCGATCCGCTTACCGGTATCATACGAGCCGCCCTTCGTCGCGTGATCACGACCGAACGGCTCAACATCAACCCCGAGCAACCACCATCGCCCCGGCCAGTCCAGCCGCCAGTCCAGCTTTACCTGCCCGTCATCATACCGAACTGTGTGCTCCGAGTCATCGTGGCTACGATAGGTGATCGTTTTAGCATCGCTATCCATGCTGATGAACCGGCGATTTTTCAGCCGACCATGCTCCATGATCTGAATTGGCGACCACTGGTCATCCAGCTGCCGGCCCGATACCTCCTGGATGGCCGACTTGGCTTTGTCAATGCGGCTCAGCGAGCGCTCAATGGCCGGCACAAAAAACCCGCTCCGATACTTATCGCTAGCATAGATCACGTCCATGGTGACGCCAATTTTATCAGCACTATCAAGAAATGGCTTCAGGCAAAAATCCCCCCACGAATCATACCGATCATCTGGTGAGGGCACCGTACAGAGCGGCATACCCAAGTACTGCTCGTAACTAGCCGGCAAATTAACCGGTACTTTACGAAAGGCGTCCAGGTTATCCGAAACGTGAACGTGGCGCGCCCGAATACCTGCTTGCTTCAACGCCCGTACTACGGCATCAGCGATAACAATTTCACGTAAATGCCCCACATGATACACCCCCGACGGCGACGCACCCGAAGAAACGAGCACCTCTTTATCTAGATTTCGAAACTGATCGACGATATCATTAAGCCACTTCATATGTGCTATTATACATCATGAAAATATTATTCTGCACATTAGCCCAACCATTCGCCTTATGAATATTCAAAAAGCAGTTATCTTATTCGAGAAGATCCGCGACTTGCCATACGGAACAAGTGGTAATAATGGGATATGGTCATGCTACCAAAAATGCGTGTATTTACAGCGAGAATTACAAAAAGTTGACATAGTAAGCCAGTTGTTAATTGGCGTATTTAATTGGCAGGATTTACCAATACCTGATCGTATTCTTAAACTACGTCAATGTCGAAACGAGCGACACGTTATGCTTCGTGTATTTATTAATGGATCAGCCTGCGACATTGACCCATCAGTTGATAACAAACTCGTATCAATTTTACCAATATCTCAATGGGATGGAATTTCGAGTACGATAACTATGGCACCGCTCAAATATCTGCGAATCTACCAACCACATTCCCTACACGAGCGTATTTCATCGCGATTGCGACATCAATTCTTCGGTTGTAATCCTGAGAAGTTTTACACTGAACTCGATTCGTGGCTAACAGCATATAGAACTAAGTCTGGATTAACAGAATAAGAGCAGGAATGGTAGCTACCCTACCGCCAACTCTCAAATTTCATTCCCACCGAAACAGCTTAATCGCAGCGACATAGATAACGAGAGTCCAGGCAGCGACAGCACCAATTTGCGGCAGAGCCTCGATAAAACTGGCATGCTCAGTCATGATTAAACGGAAACCATCAGTAATCGGCGTCATCGGGATAAACTGGGCGGCACCGCGTAACCACTCTGGGAACATGTACAGCGGGAAGAATGCACCAGACAAGAACATCATCGGGAAAGACAGTAAGTTGCTCAGCGGTGCGGACTGATTTTCATTCTTTGCCCAGCCACCGATCATGAGACCCATACCTACCATCATAAAGGCCGCCAGCACCGCCATAAGGACAAAGAGCCCCCAATCGCCGCGCATATTAAACTGGAACATCAACATGCCAACGACAACCATCATAGTCAGGCTAAGCAGCGAAATAATCGTGTAGTGAATCGCCATAGAAATAATCAGCTGACCCGAGGTAAACGGCGCCGCGCGCAGTCGGCGGTAGGAGCCACGCTGTTTTTCGGCCGGCATCTGATTGGCCAGACCAAAGATGCCCATACTCATTAAACTAAATGCCAACAGTCCAGTGAATGTATAGTCAAATGGCTTCAACCGCTCGTCGCCGACCGCTTTGCCCGCAGCCTTGAGCGGTGCCTCTGGCTGGCCCAAATGCTTATTTATTTCATTGGCAATCTGATTCATCACCGCCGTTAAGGCGCTACCAGTTTGCTCGGAACCTTTGGCGTACAAGACATTGATAGTGCCAGTCGGGCGAGCATCTCTGCCCTCACCCTTCACTTCGCCGAAATCGCTGGGCAGTTCAATGATGCCGTTCAGCTCAGAACGCTTGAGCTTCTCGCGAGCCTCGTTCATATCCTTGACATCTTTAATTTTGAGAATCGAGTCTTTGGCATTTTCTTTGGCGCCTTTAACAAAACCTTTAGCAAATTCCGTCTGCGAATTATTGATAATCGCGATGTCAAAGCTGGTCGATTGATTATTAAAAATCGAGCCGAACACCAACAAAAAGATGAGCGGAAACAGGAAGGTAAAGAACAGCGACATTTTATCGCGGATGAAACGCTTTTGTTGGGCGCGTACTTGCCCGAATACACCAGTCCAATATTTTTTCATACTAATCCCGAATCGCCTTTCCTGTTAAGTCAATAAATACGTCCTCCAAATTGGCCTGCTCGACAACTTGCTTTTTCTTGAAACCGCGCGCCAGCAGCTGCTGGATCAGATTATGTGGCGTATCAATGGTGATGATTTTACCATTGTCCATAATCGCCAAGCGGTCGCACAGCAGTTCGGCCTCGTCCATGTAATGAGTTGTCAGCACGATAGTAATACCTTCACCGCGAATCTCTTTGATCAAATCCCAGAGATTACGGCGAGCCTGCGGATCCAACCCAGTGGTCGGCTCGTCAAGAAATAGCACCGTCGGGTTATTGACCAGCGTCGAAGCGATAGCGAAGCGTTGCTTTTGCCCACCCGACAGCTGCTCGACGTAGCTTTTGGCTTTGTCGGTCAATTGCACCTTGGCCAGCAGCGCGTCGGCGTCGACCGTTTGTCCGTACAGGCTGGCAAACATTTTCAATTGTTCGCGCAAGGTTAGCTTGTCGTAAAACATTGTCGATTGCAGCTGGATACCGATGATGTTTTTAATGTGCTTCGGCTGCTTAGCAACATCAATTCCGTCGATGGTCGCCGTGCCGCCGTCAATCGGCCGGAGCGCCTCCAGCATCTCTAGTGTCGTCGTCTTACCGGCGCCATTCGGCCCGAGGATACCAAAGATTTCGCCTTTCTGTACCTCAAACGACACGCTATCGACGACATTCTTATCCCCATACGTCTTGACGAGTTGGTCAACTGTTATGATTGGTTCGGGTTGAGCCATATAAACTCCTTTCCGTGCTCTCTTTAAGCATCTCATATCTCAGCGATAGAATGACTCCCTGCCAGCCTATCTTTAGTTAGTCATTATAACACTCTGTGTAGGGTATGCAACCCGAGAGGGCTAGCCAAGCCGACACGATACCGTTATACTAACCATATGCCGAAGAAGCCCCACCTCTCCATCACGCGGCCGCGCAGTCGTCTCAAGAAACGGTATGTGTTCGCGTTGGTGCTAGTACCGCTGACGGCTGTTTGTATCAGCCTCGGCGCGCTGTATTGGCCAAAAATTACTCATAAACTTCACTCGCTGAGGGTGGCCGGCAGCATTGATTCATCACGCGGCGAGGCGACGTTCCCGCAAATTGATACCACAAATTTACATCTGACTCGGCAAAAAATTATCAGCCTCGCCAAAACCGAATTCGAAGCACAATCCGCCGGTACCAAATTCAGCCAAGGTGTTCGTGAAGCGTGGTGTGCCGATTTTGTGAGCTGGATCATGCAGCAGGCGGGCGCGCCGCTGAAAAATCCGCATACTGGCGGCTGGCGCATCCCGGGGACGTTTACCTTGCGCGAGTATTACGAAGCGGCCGGTCGATTCAAGCCCGCCGGCTCTGGCTATCAACCGCGTCCTGGCGACGTAGCAATTTACCGTGGTTCGCCAGTGTTTGGTGATCACACTAACATCGTCCTCAAAAATGACGACGGCGTTTTGACCACCGTCGGCGGCAATGAGGCGAACCGCATCCGCGTGTTCGTCAACCGCGATAAGCGCTACGATGGACTGCTGGGATATGGCGTACTGGCAGAATAAGCCTGGCCCATCTAATGCGGGATCGCCCGCGCCTAACCGAGTCGCCGCATTACGCCGCGTGACTTGCCGCTAGCAAAAACGCCACCAACGCATCGGGCTGCTGCTCAGCCAGCCACGTTACGGCGTCAACGATAGCATCCTTGTTCTTGCCACCATTTTTGAGCTCATCGAGGAGGCGCTTGACCGTCCGCTGCGTCTGGCCATCATACCGATCGAGGCGCATCGCCTGAGTGACTTGCTTGACCTGCTCGTCGCTGAGAGCAACGTAGGGCGAGACCACTTCGTGAGCATGCTTGGGACTGCGCTTGGCGGCTTCGGCTTTGCGTTGGAGGTTTTCGAGGCCTTCAATCGTTGCCCGCATCAAGGCCTCCACCTCGTCCATGCCGCGTTGATAGGCCTGGGCAAATTCCTCAGAATTATCCCCGCCCTCGGAAACAATTGCCGGCAAAAACTCGATCCGCATGACTCGGTGCATATAGGCATCACCCATTTCCTCACCAGTTGCCATCACCTCACTCCACCAGGCAACGAACCGCGAATTCTCAGGATCATGCAGCTCGCGCATAGCCGGTAGCTGCGCTAATTTATCCTTAAAAAAGTGAATTAGTTTCTTGATGTCCATGTCGTTTTATTATACCTAAAAACAATGGTAAGCACAAGCGCCATCCCCGCCCAAGGATCTCAGCGCCGCTTCAAAAAATAATAGCCAATCGCCAGTGCTGCCAGTGCGCTGCCGCCAATAACCACCCAAAAGGTCACCGGACTCTCCGCGGCCGGCAAGGGCACATTCATGCCATACAGCCCGGCCACCATCGTCGGAATAGTCAGCGCCACCGTGATCACCGTCAGCAGCCGAATCGTCTCATTCAACCGCGTATCCATCACCGCCCGGTAGCTATCACGCACATTGGTGATGGTTCGCAGCAGCGATTTACAACGGCTAATTACCTGTTCAAGGTCGATGGAAATATCTTCGACGTCATCCTTGTCGTCATCCTTGAGCCGCAAGCTGCGATTGGCGATCAGCCGCTCAATCGCCCAGTTCATCGGCAGCAAGGCATCCAGGTAATCATTTAACTTGCGCTCATACTCGGTCAAGGTGACGATATCACGCGCCCGCAAGGTGTGAATATCGTCAGTCGCCGCCCGCATCTGACGATTGATGGTCGCCACCCGCCGCTGGTACTGACTTGACACCGCCTCAATCATCGCCACCACCAGTTCAATCCGCCGCGATGTCCGCACTCTGGTTTTGTCGATAAACGGCTGCCACAGCCGACCCAGACTATCGCGCGACAATGTCACCACATACTCTTTGTGAATGCCGAACAAAATTGGCGTGGTAAAATCATTAAAATCATCATCCGTATCCGGCAGCCGGGCGATCAAGTACGTCCACTCATCATCAAACTCAATACGCGGTACCTCGTGCGGATCAAGCGCGTCACTAATCATGTCCTCGTCCATCCCCAGCGTTAGCAGCTCGGACACTTCCTCTTCGGTTGGCCGTTCGCAGCGCAGCCAACTGCCGCTACGCAATGTCTGAATCGGTGCGATCGCCTCGCCTGTTGAATGCAGGTATTCTATCATGTACTCAGTATAGCTCATTTGAAATATTTTGGTACCGGTTAGATGACAATAAGCTTGCGGAGGCCATCATCGAAAACCACCAGCCGAGCTGTCTGACTGGTGGTTTTGAGTGTTTATTTATATGAGAGCTAACTCTTGATGCGCGTACCAGCGGCACCGTTGATAGCGTCAGCGGTTTTTTCGAGCGAGGTAATGATCGCCGTGCGCCCCGAAGCACCGGCCACAAAACTTAACGCCGCCTGGGTTTTCGGTAGCATTGAGCCAGCCGCAAACTGCCCAGCATCAATATGCTGCTGCAGCTCCTCGGCTGATACTTCGCCAAGCGCCTGCTCCGTCGGCTGACCAAAATTGACCTTAGCTGCATCAACCGAGGTTAGGATCAGCAATGTATCCGCCCCGAGCGTGTCCGCCAGCTTGGCCGCTCCAAAATCCTTGTCGATCACTGCAGCCACGCCGCTCAATTGACCCGATGCGTCACGCAGCACCGGGATGCCGCCGCCGCCAGTCGAGACTACCAACACGCCGGCATCGACCAGCGCCTTGATGACGGGAGCCTCAACAATTTCCTGAGGCTTCGGTGACGGCACAACGCGCCGCCAACCACGGCCCGAGTCCTCGCGCACTGTATAGCCGCGTTCAGCCTGCACTTTCTTGGCCTCTTCTTCCGAATAGAATGGCCCGATCGGCTTGGTTGGATTTTGAAATGCTGGATCAGCCTGATCAACCACCGTCTGGGTAACGATGCTCGCTGCATACTTATCATGCACACCACGAGTTGCCAGCGCATCGTGGATCGCTTGCTGCAACCAAAAACCAATTAGCCCCTGGCTCATCGCACCAGAATCTTCCAGCGGCAAGCTCGGCACCGCCTCGGTGTTAATCGCCTCCTCGTGTAGGACAATGTTGCCGACCTGCGGGCCATTACCGTGGACAATGGCTACGCGGTGGCCGGCTTGAATCAGCGGCAGAAGCTGGGCGATGGTTTCGTCGGCCACTCGCTGCTGCGCCTGGGACGAGGCCTCGCCCTGACGTTGCAGGGCGTTACCTCCAAGCGCGACGACAATGGTTCGCTGCTGATTCATTAGGCGATGGCTCCGTATACCGTGATAGCTACGAGGCTAATTATCGCAAAGACCACCATGATTGGCATTGAACGCTTCAACCATGCACGGTACGACACGCCGGCTAGGGCCAGACCGCCCATCAACGAAGCAATGGTTGGCGCCATCATATTCAACAGACCCGATGCTGCTGCGAATGCGACAACGATGATCTCCTTGCTGGAGCCGACTAGATCAGCCACTGGCGCGATGACTGGCATAGTTGCCGCCGCTAGACCTGATGATGACGGAATGATAAAGCTCATCGGCAAGTAGAAGATATAGGCGAGAATACCAACAAAGCTACCCGCACCCTTCAGGGCAGATTCGCCCCAGCTAATAATCGTGTCTTGGATGGCACCATTCTGCATCACCACGCCGACACCGGCGGCCACCGCAATGATCAGCGCCACACTCAGTAGATCGGCTGTACCCTTCAGGAAGGTGTCAACAACGAAGACTTCTTCTTTCTTGAATTGGCGATAATAAATCGCTGCGATGACTAAGGTTGACAACAGAAACAGGGTCGAGATCTCGTTGAAGTACCACTCACCAAATGGCAAGACATGATCGAGACCCAAGATAGCACCAACGACCGGTAGCTCTGCAAACCATTTATGGATATCGGCGAACAGTGTGATCCCCCAGTTGCCCCACGGGATAAGCGAGATGATCATCAGTAGGAAAGTGACGCCAAAGACCGCCATCACTGCTTTACGCGGACCGGTAAATTCTGGCACGTTGCTCATATCAAGTGCGGTGGTGGCTGGCTTATACCGAACATCATCTTTATACTTACCAGCCTTTACCTTTGACGCGTATCGCATGGTGAACACGATAGCCGCGATCAAACAGAGCAGCAAAATGATTGATTGGAGACCCAATATATTACCGAGCGGCACGTCAGCCGACTTGGCAGCGATACCAGTTGAAAATGGGTTTAACGTTGAACCAAGCACACCAGTACCAGCACCCAGCACGATCACCATCACCGCGGTCATAGCGTTGTAGCCAGCCGCCATCATGATCGGCACCACCAGCGCATAAAAGGCCACGGCCTCTTCCTGCATACCGTAGGTGGTACCACCGATAGCGAAGAACGTCATGAGAATTGGGATGAGCCATTTCTCCTTGCCCTTCATCTTGCGCAGCATGGCACCCAGTGTCGCATCCAGCGCGCC
Coding sequences:
- a CDS encoding nucleotide pyrophosphohydrolase, with translation MTFEEVQKLVMSHVCARQWDKTKDSRGLAISLSLEVNELLEYFQWNDTHIGTKEDMASELADIIIYAIQFADRFDINISEAVAAKIAKLDEKYPVEIFEIKDKVEQNRRLLEAKKNYKKDTTL
- the lysS gene encoding lysine--tRNA ligase yields the protein MKWLNDIVDQFRNLDKEVLVSSGASPSGVYHVGHLREIVIADAVVRALKQAGIRARHVHVSDNLDAFRKVPVNLPASYEQYLGMPLCTVPSPDDRYDSWGDFCLKPFLDSADKIGVTMDVIYASDKYRSGFFVPAIERSLSRIDKAKSAIQEVSGRQLDDQWSPIQIMEHGRLKNRRFISMDSDAKTITYRSHDDSEHTVRYDDGQVKLDWRLDWPGRWWLLGVDVEPFGRDHATKGGSYDTGKRIAREVYNIDAPVPVPYDFINRTGDTKKMSASKGTGVNAHDVVDMLPPEVVRYFILRYSPAKRLYFDETDSLVRLVDDFAAMRQHPQNELDERLLFLCTDGLNQLAVSSVPFSHLVISYQAALCDTAKTVEILRRSVEYADIVDKEEAVIITELGYVSRWLERWAPESLKFRLADEVRPDEFSPEQKEYLWRLADDIAGVSAEADGNWFHQAIYAYKESGLLPPRELFTTIYRVLIGKDSGPRAGWFLSILPRDWLVERLRLMK
- a CDS encoding ABC transporter permease, with translation MKKYWTGVFGQVRAQQKRFIRDKMSLFFTFLFPLIFLLVFGSIFNNQSTSFDIAIINNSQTEFAKGFVKGAKENAKDSILKIKDVKDMNEAREKLKRSELNGIIELPSDFGEVKGEGRDARPTGTINVLYAKGSEQTGSALTAVMNQIANEINKHLGQPEAPLKAAGKAVGDERLKPFDYTFTGLLAFSLMSMGIFGLANQMPAEKQRGSYRRLRAAPFTSGQLIISMAIHYTIISLLSLTMMVVVGMLMFQFNMRGDWGLFVLMAVLAAFMMVGMGLMIGGWAKNENQSAPLSNLLSFPMMFLSGAFFPLYMFPEWLRGAAQFIPMTPITDGFRLIMTEHASFIEALPQIGAVAAWTLVIYVAAIKLFRWE
- a CDS encoding ABC transporter ATP-binding protein — encoded protein: MAQPEPIITVDQLVKTYGDKNVVDSVSFEVQKGEIFGILGPNGAGKTTTLEMLEALRPIDGGTATIDGIDVAKQPKHIKNIIGIQLQSTMFYDKLTLREQLKMFASLYGQTVDADALLAKVQLTDKAKSYVEQLSGGQKQRFAIASTLVNNPTVLFLDEPTTGLDPQARRNLWDLIKEIRGEGITIVLTTHYMDEAELLCDRLAIMDNGKIITIDTPHNLIQQLLARGFKKKQVVEQANLEDVFIDLTGKAIRD
- a CDS encoding CHAP domain-containing protein → MPKKPHLSITRPRSRLKKRYVFALVLVPLTAVCISLGALYWPKITHKLHSLRVAGSIDSSRGEATFPQIDTTNLHLTRQKIISLAKTEFEAQSAGTKFSQGVREAWCADFVSWIMQQAGAPLKNPHTGGWRIPGTFTLREYYEAAGRFKPAGSGYQPRPGDVAIYRGSPVFGDHTNIVLKNDDGVLTTVGGNEANRIRVFVNRDKRYDGLLGYGVLAE
- a CDS encoding magnesium transporter CorA family protein is translated as MSYTEYMIEYLHSTGEAIAPIQTLRSGSWLRCERPTEEEVSELLTLGMDEDMISDALDPHEVPRIEFDDEWTYLIARLPDTDDDFNDFTTPILFGIHKEYVVTLSRDSLGRLWQPFIDKTRVRTSRRIELVVAMIEAVSSQYQRRVATINRQMRAATDDIHTLRARDIVTLTEYERKLNDYLDALLPMNWAIERLIANRSLRLKDDDKDDVEDISIDLEQVISRCKSLLRTITNVRDSYRAVMDTRLNETIRLLTVITVALTIPTMVAGLYGMNVPLPAAESPVTFWVVIGGSALAALAIGYYFLKRR
- the arcC gene encoding carbamate kinase, encoding MNQQRTIVVALGGNALQRQGEASSQAQQRVADETIAQLLPLIQAGHRVAIVHGNGPQVGNIVLHEEAINTEAVPSLPLEDSGAMSQGLIGFWLQQAIHDALATRGVHDKYAASIVTQTVVDQADPAFQNPTKPIGPFYSEEEAKKVQAERGYTVREDSGRGWRRVVPSPKPQEIVEAPVIKALVDAGVLVVSTGGGGIPVLRDASGQLSGVAAVIDKDFGAAKLADTLGADTLLILTSVDAAKVNFGQPTEQALGEVSAEELQQHIDAGQFAAGSMLPKTQAALSFVAGASGRTAIITSLEKTADAINGAAGTRIKS
- a CDS encoding YfcC family protein is translated as MSNTGVKEAPDMVEKMKKIKKKLRSPSAFTVLFVVIALMAVLTWIIPSGVYNTKPDPNDAEKTVRIAGTYKQTDKVTTKKADDGTETTTDSRQGLWDAALAPIKGMSEKLDVIVFVLILGGFLGVTMKTGALDATLGAMLRKMKGKEKWLIPILMTFFAIGGTTYGMQEEAVAFYALVVPIMMAAGYNAMTAVMVIVLGAGTGVLGSTLNPFSTGIAAKSADVPLGNILGLQSIILLLCLIAAIVFTMRYASKVKAGKYKDDVRYKPATTALDMSNVPEFTGPRKAVMAVFGVTFLLMIISLIPWGNWGITLFADIHKWFAELPVVGAILGLDHVLPFGEWYFNEISTLFLLSTLVIAAIYYRQFKKEEVFVVDTFLKGTADLLSVALIIAVAAGVGVVMQNGAIQDTIISWGESALKGAGSFVGILAYIFYLPMSFIIPSSSGLAAATMPVIAPVADLVGSSKEIIVVAFAAASGLLNMMAPTIASLMGGLALAGVSYRAWLKRSMPIMVVFAIISLVAITVYGAIA